The genomic window TGACTATTCTCTATCAAGCGGGTCAGGCATTCTTTGACTTTTTTCATATCAAAGGGCTTGGATATAAACCCATCCGCGCCAGATTCTCGGGCGTAGCGCTCTATTTCTGTATTAGCACTGAAGTATACGATGGGTATACCTTGGGTGCGTTCATCATTCTTGAGTGAGGCCACCGCTTTATCTCCCCCAATCTCTGGAATCCAGATATCCATGAGGATCAAGTCTGGGTTCACATCGAGCACTTCACCGATGACATCGGTCACATTGCTCCGGGTGACTACATCATATTCTTTGGACAGCATGATCTTCATCACTTCCAAGATGTCCAATTCATCATCGTAGATCAGTAATTTCTTTTTAGCCACTTCTTGTACTGTTTATCAGTTCGACATGTGTTCGACATTCTTCAAGCTCACTTCTTGGGAGTAAGGGAGTTCGAAAAAGAAGGTGCTTCCCTCCCCCAGCTTACTCTCCAGCCAAATACGTCCATTATGCCTTTTTACAATCTCGGATGCTATGTAGAGCCCGATACCTAGACCTGGTGCTACCTTCTCATCTTGTTTGACGCGGAAGAACTGTTTGAAGATCGCGTTCTTCTTGTCCTTGGGAATACCTATGCCTTTATCGGTGACAGCCACTTGAACTCCTTTTTCTCTCTCCTCGATATGTACATGAATCTCTGTTCCTTCATCACTGTATTTCACTGCATTGGTCAGTAGATTGTAGAGCAGCTGTTCGATGCGTGACCGGTCGGCTTCTACCTTCTTCTTCACATTTCCGTCTACCTTGATGATATGATTCTGATTGACATAGCTCTGATTCTCTACCGCTTTCTCTATCAACTTCTGTATATCTATCTTCTCCATAGAGAAGGCCAGTTTCCCGTTTTGAATCCGCGTGATATCCAGTAATTCTGAGACCAATTCGTTCAATCTCTTCTGATTCTGAAAACTGCGATCCAAGTAGGTCGATAGATTCTCATCCTTCTGGATGGTCTCATCCTCCATGAGCAATTCTGTATAGGCCATTACGGTGGTGAGTGGAGTCCTCAGTTCATGACTTGCGATGTTGAGGAAATCATCTTTGCGTTTCTCGAGCATCATACGCTCATGGATGTCGGTAGATGTTCCTATCCAATGGGTGATCTCATCGCTGGAATCCTTGATGGGGACACAACGTGTCAGATGCCAGCGGTATTTGCCGCTGTGCCCTTTGAGTCTATGATTGATGGAGAATGACTTTTCTTTTTGAATGGCCTTCATCCAACGCTCACCGGTCTCCTTGAGCTCATCGGGATGGATCACTTTCTGCCATCCCTCGGTCTGAAGTTCTTCATTGCTCAATCCTGTATACTCTATGAGCTGTCCATTATTGTAGGTGTTATTCCC from Flavobacteriales bacterium includes these protein-coding regions:
- a CDS encoding response regulator; the encoded protein is MAKKKLLIYDDELDILEVMKIMLSKEYDVVTRSNVTDVIGEVLDVNPDLILMDIWIPEIGGDKAVASLKNDERTQGIPIVYFSANTEIERYARESGADGFISKPFDMKKVKECLTRLIENSQN